In Numidum massiliense, a single genomic region encodes these proteins:
- a CDS encoding D-2-hydroxyacid dehydrogenase, translated as MIVVSTTKMSNKHVQRLNEQFPECEFIHTANTEEARAALAKAEVFVTFGRDVTSELVGEAPALKWVHVMSAGLDPLPFDALKARGIAVTNVRGIHAIPMAEYTFAVLLQIVRQVDALTEAQRAQRWDQSVRFAELWDKTLGIVGVGAIGQEIARRAKVFGMHTLGVNTSGRAVPHVDTMFLTDELAQLMSASDYVVVTVPYLPETHHLIDAKALAAMRREAYLINISRGSVVDEHALMAALEQQEIGGAVLDVFVQEPLPTTHPLWTMDNVILTPHIAALSPMYMTRAVHILVHNMTCYLQGDCSHMQNVVDLDKRY; from the coding sequence GTGATTGTAGTCAGTACGACAAAAATGAGCAATAAACACGTGCAGCGTTTAAACGAACAGTTTCCAGAGTGTGAATTCATTCATACCGCAAATACGGAAGAAGCGCGGGCCGCACTAGCGAAGGCAGAAGTATTCGTCACGTTCGGCCGGGATGTGACGAGTGAGCTCGTCGGCGAAGCGCCCGCTTTAAAATGGGTGCACGTGATGAGTGCCGGGTTAGACCCCTTACCTTTTGATGCCCTTAAGGCGCGCGGCATCGCGGTGACGAACGTCCGCGGCATCCACGCCATTCCGATGGCGGAATATACGTTTGCGGTGCTGTTGCAAATTGTGCGGCAGGTCGATGCGTTGACGGAAGCACAGCGCGCCCAGCGCTGGGATCAAAGCGTGCGCTTCGCAGAATTGTGGGATAAGACGCTCGGCATCGTAGGGGTAGGGGCGATCGGCCAAGAAATTGCCCGCCGTGCAAAAGTGTTCGGGATGCATACACTCGGGGTAAATACGTCCGGTCGCGCGGTCCCGCACGTCGATACGATGTTCTTGACAGACGAACTGGCGCAACTAATGTCAGCGAGCGATTATGTCGTCGTGACGGTGCCGTATCTACCGGAAACACATCATTTGATCGACGCGAAGGCACTTGCTGCGATGCGGCGCGAGGCGTATTTGATCAACATTTCCCGTGGGTCGGTCGTCGACGAACACGCGTTAATGGCTGCACTCGAACAGCAGGAGATCGGTGGAGCGGTGCTGGATGTGTTTGTGCAAGAGCCGTTGCCGACGACCCACCCGCTGTGGACGATGGACAACGTCATTCTTACACCGCACATTGCCGCGTTGTCGCCGATGTATATGACTCGTGCGGTACATATTTTAGTACACAATATGACCTGTTATTTGCAGGGGGATTGCTCACATATGCAGAACGTCGTCGACTTGGACAAGCGGTATTAA
- the nth gene encoding endonuclease III, whose protein sequence is MKPKPKRVQTTKILSTLQNMYPDATCELNFRTPFELLIATILSAQCTDKRVNEVTATLFAKYNKPEDFLSLSEEQMQQEIRGLGLFKTKSRNILLTCRMLCEQYGGEVPRDRKALEALPGVGRKTANVVLSNAFDVPAIAVDTHVQRVTNRLALADSDNPLETERQLMRKIPRAKWSDAHHQLIWHGRRVCVARRPRCSQCDLLPYCWYGKSVHTV, encoded by the coding sequence ATGAAGCCAAAGCCGAAACGCGTGCAAACGACAAAAATTTTGTCTACACTACAAAACATGTACCCGGATGCGACATGTGAGCTTAACTTCCGCACGCCGTTTGAACTGTTGATCGCCACCATTTTATCCGCTCAGTGTACTGATAAGCGCGTCAATGAAGTAACGGCAACGCTGTTTGCGAAGTATAATAAACCCGAGGATTTTTTGTCTTTGAGCGAAGAACAGATGCAGCAGGAAATTCGTGGCTTAGGTTTATTTAAAACAAAAAGCCGCAACATATTATTAACGTGCCGTATGTTATGTGAACAGTACGGAGGCGAAGTGCCGCGCGACCGAAAGGCGCTAGAAGCGTTGCCTGGAGTCGGCCGCAAAACGGCTAATGTCGTATTGAGTAACGCTTTTGACGTTCCGGCGATCGCCGTCGATACTCACGTGCAACGCGTGACGAACCGATTAGCGCTCGCTGACAGCGACAATCCGTTGGAAACAGAGCGCCAGTTGATGCGCAAAATTCCACGGGCGAAGTGGTCAGACGCCCACCACCAGCTCATTTGGCACGGACGCCGCGTATGTGTTGCACGCAGGCCGCGTTGCTCGCAGTGTGATTTATTACCTTACTGTTGGTACGGTAAATCGGTTCACACTGTATAA
- a CDS encoding DUF6677 family protein encodes MTLQHIQREKWMACLLAILFPGLGHFYLGKIERGVFIMGAFILNICAIVFLSVTMFESIFAVNITLITLLGLMLPAIYFFNIFDALHHGAHWKRSDWLRRTPARGDVSGVDDLEDFETLDWMREDTYPPKRHSRQALPVKGVGMALVAVGIFLLISTLFSNRLLLWALDNLRTIGGVFLLASGGWLIWKQWKYRKGGP; translated from the coding sequence ATGACTTTGCAGCATATACAACGAGAAAAATGGATGGCTTGTCTGTTAGCGATCCTTTTTCCAGGACTCGGTCACTTTTATTTAGGTAAAATTGAACGCGGCGTATTTATTATGGGCGCGTTCATCTTAAATATTTGTGCGATCGTTTTTTTGTCGGTCACGATGTTCGAGTCGATTTTTGCCGTAAATATCACCTTGATCACTCTGTTAGGTTTAATGCTGCCTGCCATATACTTTTTTAATATTTTCGACGCCTTGCACCACGGGGCGCACTGGAAGCGTTCGGATTGGCTCCGGCGCACTCCTGCCCGTGGGGACGTTTCAGGCGTAGACGACTTGGAAGATTTTGAGACGCTCGACTGGATGCGTGAAGACACTTACCCGCCCAAGCGTCATTCACGACAGGCGCTACCAGTGAAAGGCGTCGGCATGGCCTTAGTTGCAGTCGGTATTTTTTTGTTGATAAGTACGCTGTTTTCCAATCGGCTGTTACTGTGGGCGCTGGACAACTTGCGGACGATCGGTGGCGTTTTTTTACTGGCGAGTGGCGGTTGGCTCATTTGGAAACAGTGGAAGTATCGGAAGGGAGGTCCATAA
- a CDS encoding anti-sigma factor family protein, giving the protein MRCEQVWERMWDVDGVRQMEAHIATCPRCAAEWQLVQQFERELATITADAPSARFTDHVMARVAKEPPLSKQLSQQSHATESQRQPMQANDEPSAAAHRPSGWTWSTLNHLWVASAATYVFMLGGRTFVDDGSGLPLVAVYSVRLGRAIADMVGWIPSLF; this is encoded by the coding sequence ATGCGTTGCGAGCAAGTATGGGAACGGATGTGGGATGTTGACGGTGTGCGGCAAATGGAAGCGCACATCGCGACGTGTCCACGGTGCGCGGCAGAGTGGCAGTTAGTTCAGCAGTTCGAACGGGAATTAGCTACGATAACGGCCGATGCCCCTTCCGCACGGTTTACTGATCACGTGATGGCGCGGGTGGCGAAGGAGCCACCGTTGTCGAAACAGTTGTCACAACAATCGCATGCCACGGAATCGCAACGACAGCCGATGCAGGCAAACGATGAACCGTCAGCTGCTGCACATCGTCCATCCGGCTGGACATGGTCTACGCTTAACCACTTATGGGTGGCGAGTGCGGCGACATATGTGTTCATGCTCGGCGGTCGAACGTTTGTGGACGACGGCTCAGGGTTGCCGCTCGTCGCCGTTTACTCGGTCCGCTTGGGGCGAGCGATTGCGGATATGGTCGGATGGATCCCGTCGCTGTTTTAA
- a CDS encoding cyclic-di-AMP receptor, translating into MKIVLCIAGQKICPDLQATLGQHDYRVTKLASEGGFLKKGNATFLIGVDDDKVEDVLSLVQEISEEKGGGTPADRALAIVMNAQAGADLLNE; encoded by the coding sequence ATGAAAATCGTGTTGTGTATCGCTGGACAAAAGATATGTCCGGACCTGCAGGCAACGCTCGGGCAGCACGACTATCGCGTGACAAAATTGGCAAGCGAAGGCGGTTTTTTGAAAAAAGGGAATGCGACGTTTCTCATCGGCGTCGATGACGATAAAGTCGAAGACGTCCTCAGCTTAGTTCAGGAAATAAGCGAAGAAAAAGGCGGGGGAACTCCTGCAGACCGGGCACTTGCCATCGTCATGAACGCACAGGCGGGGGCAGATTTACTGAACGAGTA
- a CDS encoding DUF4097 family beta strand repeat-containing protein: MKVGRWTVAGALIVIGVTLLLNQWAETNLFLQMIPWWPVLLIALGIEVMVSYSRGKEDGRRRKFDVAGLIVLSLIVVVGAGTALAQDLGFDISFRDGFNVAIGENGEPHELERLVIPVKEQQLLKLENDNGSIDIAAYDGNDVVVEPTLLLSAKREGKLEKIKKEVRFDVNEKGHVMSVEVKRSKSQFSLFNLFRGDDFYAVRLQVKVPRALAVDAKTLNGKVVAQDVRGDVTLESLNGDIQIAKIEGNAVLETANGSIRGTDVSGSVHAETSNGSIHLQNVSEAVEVETTLGSIDLTDVAAAVRAETSAGSIVINSRKIGGNWRVFTSAGKIDVTLPETADARIRAETTLGKVTSDFPLDGGKGHRGSVGNGTYDIDLETSAGSIAIKKTE; the protein is encoded by the coding sequence ATGAAAGTCGGTAGATGGACGGTAGCGGGAGCGTTAATCGTCATTGGCGTTACGTTGCTGCTAAATCAGTGGGCGGAGACGAACCTTTTCTTGCAAATGATACCGTGGTGGCCAGTGTTGCTCATCGCGCTCGGCATTGAAGTGATGGTCAGCTACAGTCGCGGGAAGGAAGATGGCAGGCGGAGGAAGTTCGACGTCGCCGGCCTCATCGTTCTCTCGTTAATCGTCGTCGTCGGGGCCGGTACGGCGCTGGCGCAAGATTTAGGTTTCGACATATCGTTCCGCGACGGGTTTAACGTCGCGATCGGCGAGAACGGGGAGCCGCACGAGTTGGAACGCTTGGTTATCCCTGTCAAGGAACAACAACTGCTCAAATTGGAAAACGATAACGGCAGTATCGACATCGCGGCATACGACGGCAATGACGTCGTGGTTGAGCCGACGCTTCTGTTGTCGGCAAAGAGAGAAGGGAAATTAGAAAAAATAAAAAAGGAGGTCCGTTTCGACGTCAACGAGAAAGGGCATGTCATGTCAGTGGAGGTGAAGCGGTCGAAGAGTCAGTTTTCGCTGTTCAATTTGTTCAGGGGAGACGATTTCTATGCTGTGCGATTGCAAGTAAAGGTACCACGTGCTCTTGCCGTCGATGCGAAGACTTTAAATGGAAAGGTTGTTGCGCAGGATGTACGCGGGGACGTGACATTGGAATCGTTAAACGGTGACATTCAAATAGCTAAAATTGAAGGGAACGCGGTGTTAGAGACGGCAAACGGATCGATTCGCGGTACGGATGTGAGCGGATCGGTCCATGCAGAAACGTCGAATGGGTCTATTCATTTACAAAACGTTAGCGAGGCAGTCGAGGTGGAAACGACGCTCGGTTCGATTGACCTTACCGACGTAGCCGCGGCAGTGAGAGCCGAGACGAGCGCGGGTAGTATCGTCATAAACAGTAGGAAAATCGGGGGAAATTGGCGTGTATTTACTTCAGCTGGTAAAATTGACGTGACACTACCCGAAACGGCAGACGCGCGCATCCGCGCCGAGACGACCCTCGGTAAGGTAACGAGTGATTTCCCGTTGGACGGAGGGAAGGGACATCGCGGCTCGGTCGGTAACGGGACGTACGACATCGACTTGGAAACGTCTGCCGGCAGCATTGCGATAAAAAAAACGGAGTAA